A genomic window from Thiomonas arsenitoxydans includes:
- a CDS encoding PepSY domain-containing protein — protein sequence MQQRNKTAFLFASALALGLAGAAGSAYAMDSSQYTKEAKVTLDEARAIALKALPGATITDQELEKEKGGSGLRYSFDLKVGQTEHEVGVDAQTGAVLENSVEGANAD from the coding sequence ATGCAACAACGCAACAAAACCGCATTTCTGTTCGCCAGCGCGCTGGCTCTTGGCCTGGCCGGCGCCGCTGGCTCCGCCTATGCCATGGACAGTTCGCAATACACCAAGGAAGCCAAGGTGACGCTGGATGAAGCCCGCGCCATCGCTCTCAAAGCCCTCCCTGGTGCCACCATCACCGACCAGGAACTCGAAAAGGAAAAGGGCGGCAGCGGCCTGCGCTATTCCTTCGACCTCAAAGTGGGGCAGACCGAGCATGAAGTGGGCGTGGACGCCCAGACCGGCGCCGTGCTTGAAAACAGTGTCGAAGGCGCCAACGCCGACTGA